The Astyanax mexicanus isolate ESR-SI-001 chromosome 24, AstMex3_surface, whole genome shotgun sequence genome has a segment encoding these proteins:
- the myg1 gene encoding UPF0160 protein MYG1, mitochondrial: MRIFQCVFVCINRISIRRGYITRGAPGYRGYMQSAKRACLEISTMKIGTHSGSFHCDEVLACYFLKQLPQYQDAEIVRTRDPVVLEQCDIVVDVGGVFDPKKHRYDHHQRSFVETFNSLCPEKPWVTKLSSAGLVYVHFGRQVLSHLTHLQEDSRELGILYDKMYENFVEEVDAVDNGISQCDGEARYTVTTSLSARVGYLNPRWNSESQDTEQGFQKAMSLVGVEFQDRLDYYQNAWLPARVVVETAVQTRHQVDPSGEIVMFDQGGCPWKEHLFTLEKEMKVEVPIKFVLYPDQSGQWRVQCVPAGLNTFQNRLSLLEEWRGVRDDALSELSGISSCIFVHSSGFIGGNKTKEGALEMARRTLQAGPNPGNASNGC; this comes from the exons ATGAGAAtatttcagtgtgtgtttgtgtgtataaacagAATATCTATAAGAAGAGGTTATATAACTCGCGGGGCTCCGGGGTATAGAGGTTATATGCAGAGCGCTAAGAGAGCCTGTCTGGAGATCAGCACCATGAAGATCGGAACCCACAGCGGATCTTTTCACTGTGATGAAGTTCTGGCCTGTTATTTCCTCAAGCAGCTTCCTCAGTACCAG GATGCTGAAATAGTTCGGACGCGTGACCCGGTAGTGCTGGAGCAGTGTGACATAGTGGTGGATGTTGGAGGAGTGTTTGACCCTAAAAAGCACCGTTATGATCATCATCAAAG GTCTTTTGTAGAGACGTTTAACAGCCTGTGTCCGGAGAAGCCGTGGGTGACTAAACTGAGCTCAGCCGGTCTGGTTTATGTTCACTTTGGTCGGCAGGTGCTTTCCCACCTCACACACCTGCAGGAGGACAGCAGAGAACTGGGAATCCTCTATGATAAG ATGTATGAGAACTTTGTGGAGGAGGTGGATGCAGTGGATAATGGGATTTCTCAGTGTGATGGAGAAGCTCGTTACACCGTGACCACATCCCTCAGCGCTCGCGTCGGGTATCTGAACCCGCGCTGGAACAGCGAGTCTCAGGACACTGAG CAGGGATTTCAGAAGGCCATGTCTTTGGTTGGAGTTGAGTTTCAGGACCGGCTGGATTACTACCAAAACGCCTGGCTTCCTGCACGAGTGGTAGTCGAGACCGCTGTTCAGACGAGACATCAG GTGGATCCCAGTGGAGAGATAGTGATGTTTGATCAGGGTGGATGTCCCTGGAAGGAGCATCTCTTTACCCTGGAGAAAGAGATGAAGGTGGAGGTGCCAATCAAGTTTGTGCTCTATCCAGACCAGAGCGGCCAGTGGAGAGTCCAATGTGTTCCAGCAGGACTCAACACCTTCCAGAACAG GTTGTCTCTGCTGGAGGAATGGCGTGGGGTGAGGGATGATGCTCTGTCTGAACTCAGCGGGATCTCCAGCTGTATTTTTGTCCACAGCAGCGGCTTCATCGGAGGAAATAAAACTAAGGAGGGCGCTCTGGAGATGGCCAGAAGAACCTTACAAGCAGGACCCAATCCAGGAAACGCCTCCAACGGCTGCTAA
- the LOC103032680 gene encoding leucine-rich repeat-containing protein 3 — translation MIRSLRTVGEDAGVFCRLYVLLGAGLWVQARAGCPAGCKCPLESRTVLCVAAGLLEVPRELPLETVSLHLEHNLIHTIPEDAFQDLLHLQDLYLSHNKIDSLATRALRHLSTELRLLDLSNNQLRHARWEEFGVTRAKVRLYHNPWHCDCNLQQLMEGLYLEPETVNQIVCKSSVRGINEGSRWDDSAAAASHIGQPLVKLLDSGVNFCSLQRRTTDVAMLITMFLWFFMVIVYVVYYVRQNRPQDTNYHLNQQVVNRNKSVESRNEESARQIY, via the coding sequence ATGATCAGAAGTTTAAGGACAGTAGGTGAAGATGCTGGAGTCTTCTGCCGGCTGTACGTCTTGCTCGGTGCAGGACTGTGGGTGCAGGCGAGGGCCGGGTGTCCCGCAGGTTGTAAATGTCCGCTGGAGAGCAGGACGGTGCTGTGCGTCGCCGCGGGTCTGCTGGAGGTTCCTCGGGAGCTTCCTCTGGAGACGGTCTCCCTCCACCTGGAGCACAACCTCATCCACACCATCCCAGAAGATGCGTTTCAGGACCTTCTGCACCTGCAGGACCTTTACCTGTCTCACAACAAGATCGACTCGCTCGCGACCCGAGCGCTGCGTCACCTGAGTACTGAACTCAGGCTGCTCGACCTCTCCAACAACCAGCTGAGGCACGCCCGGTGGGAGGAGTTCGGCGTCACTCGGGCGAAGGTGCGGCTCTACCACAACCCCTGGCACTGCGACTGTAACCTGCAGCAGCTGATGGAGGGTCTGTACCTGGAGCCAGAGACGGTTAATCAGATCGTGTGTAAGAGTTCGGTTCGAGGGATTAACGAGGGAAGCCGCTGGGACGACTCCGCCGCCGCCGCCAGTCACATCGGTCAGCCTCTGGTGAAGCTGCTGGACTCGGGCGTGAACTTCTGCAGTCTCCAGCGCAGGACCACCGACGTGGCAATGCTCATCACCATGTTCCTGTGGTTCTTCATGGTGATTGTGTACGTGGTTTACTACGTGCGACAGAATCGACCACAGGACACAAACTACCATCTAAACCAGCAGGTTGTGAACCGTAACAAATCTGTCGAGTCCAGGAACGAAGAATCGGCTAGACAAATTTACTAG